A genomic segment from Salmo trutta unplaced genomic scaffold, fSalTru1.1, whole genome shotgun sequence encodes:
- the LOC115187751 gene encoding gasdermin-E-like, whose amino-acid sequence MEDREAVSVLESVLDQMCTGKTADLGEVKEANQMQTVQAILDLLEHSDSSPTPSLLSDSSQTPSLLSDSSQTPSLLWATHLIISAMDGMTDEGLSVLGSCCSPPVLQALQILVQHVAAGIGETLSLRDAGLAVLTEVVVFGRTESLFGHSKVTLKREEDTLRTEMKDQPGYLPLVMSITVKGLASLV is encoded by the exons ATGGAGGACAGAGAGGCAGTCAGTGTGCTGGAGAGTGTG CTGGACCAGATGTGCACAGGTAAGACAGCTGACCTGGGTGAGGTTAAGGAAGCGAATCAGATGCAGACAGTCCAGGCCATACTGGACCTTCTAGAGCATTCCGACTCCAGCCCGACACCCTCCCTCCTCAGTGATTCCAGCCAGACACCCTCCCTCCTCAGTGATTCCAGCCAGACACCCTCCCTCCTCTGGGCCACTCATCTCATTATCAGTGCCATGGATG GAATGACAGATGAGGGTCTCTCTGTGTTGGGATCCTGTTGCAGTCCTCCAGTCTTACAGGCCCTGCAGATCCTG GTGCAGCATGTGGCAGCAGGGATTGGGGAGACCCTCTCTCTGAGAGATGCAGGTCTGGCTGTTCTGACTGAGGTGGTGGTGTTTGGGAGGACAGAGAGTCTCTTTGGTCACTCTAAAGTTACactgaagagagaggaggacacactGAGGACAGAGATGAAGGACCAGCCTGGATACCTTCCTCTAGTCATGAGTATCACTGTGAAAGGCCTGGCCTCTTTAGTGtaa